In Candidatus Defluviilinea proxima, a single genomic region encodes these proteins:
- the minE gene encoding cell division topological specificity factor MinE, giving the protein MSFFDKLLGKKHSADSAKERLQLVLIHDRTDLTPAELESLRDDLVATISRHVEIDATAMQFGMEHDGRSQRLVADIPIKNAARRRASRKSKAK; this is encoded by the coding sequence ATGTCATTCTTTGATAAACTCCTCGGGAAGAAACATAGTGCGGATAGCGCCAAGGAACGCCTGCAACTTGTCCTCATTCATGACCGGACGGATCTGACTCCTGCCGAGCTTGAATCGCTTCGAGATGATTTGGTTGCCACCATCAGCCGTCACGTCGAAATCGATGCGACAGCCATGCAGTTTGGCATGGAGCATGATGGACGCTCACAGAGATTAGTGGCCGATATTCCCATTAAGAATGCCGCACGCCGTCGGGCATCGAGAAAATCCAAAGCCAAGTAA
- a CDS encoding M20/M25/M40 family metallo-hydrolase — MSEYQKIDSYLEKNLSTSLDELGKLVSQPSISAQGIGLKECASLVADMLRARGFTAEVMDTVGAPVVFAERKGKSNKTLLFYNHYDVQPPEPLELWDSPPFEPEIREGKMYGRGISDDKGHIVSRLHAIDSILATDGDLPCNIKFIIEGEEETASLHLHEFIRDNKDKLKADACIWEFGGVDHRGVPMQYLGLRGICYVELSVESLGTDVHSGLGGSILPNAAWRLVWALSTLKGPDERILIPGFYDNIIQPTMRDRELLEALPDVANEYKKRYGAKGFIKGLTGGTDLKVEEVFTPTCTICGLTSGYQGPGSKTVQPAFASAKVDFRLVPGQMPEDILKKLRAHLDAQGFEDVQIQYLGGEPAARTEPDAPFVRTVVQAAEEVYEEPMQLVPMVGGSGPNYPFVHDLGLPVATAGLGYPDTRAHAPNENIRIDLYLKHARHMARVIKEFAKK, encoded by the coding sequence ATGTCTGAATATCAAAAGATCGATTCGTATCTTGAAAAGAATCTCAGCACCAGTCTCGATGAACTTGGCAAACTCGTATCGCAACCCAGTATCAGTGCACAAGGCATTGGTCTAAAAGAATGTGCCAGCCTCGTAGCCGATATGCTTCGTGCACGCGGCTTTACTGCTGAAGTCATGGATACAGTAGGCGCGCCTGTCGTGTTTGCAGAACGAAAAGGCAAAAGCAATAAGACCCTACTCTTCTACAATCATTACGATGTGCAACCTCCCGAACCACTTGAACTTTGGGATTCACCTCCTTTTGAGCCAGAGATACGCGAAGGCAAAATGTACGGTCGCGGTATCAGCGATGATAAAGGACATATCGTCTCACGTTTGCATGCCATTGATTCGATCCTCGCCACCGATGGCGACCTCCCTTGTAATATCAAATTCATCATCGAAGGTGAAGAGGAAACTGCCAGCCTTCATTTACATGAATTTATTCGCGACAATAAAGACAAACTCAAAGCTGATGCCTGCATCTGGGAATTTGGCGGCGTAGACCATCGCGGTGTACCCATGCAATATCTTGGACTACGTGGCATCTGTTACGTTGAGCTTTCTGTTGAGTCATTAGGCACCGATGTCCACTCTGGACTCGGCGGTTCAATCTTACCGAATGCGGCGTGGCGTTTAGTATGGGCCTTATCCACGCTGAAAGGACCTGACGAGCGCATTCTCATCCCCGGCTTCTATGACAACATCATACAACCGACAATGCGCGACCGCGAATTATTGGAAGCACTTCCTGATGTTGCTAATGAATACAAAAAACGTTATGGTGCTAAAGGATTCATCAAAGGTCTCACAGGTGGCACGGACCTAAAAGTAGAAGAAGTCTTTACACCCACCTGCACGATCTGTGGATTAACAAGTGGATACCAAGGCCCCGGCTCGAAAACTGTTCAACCGGCCTTTGCCTCCGCCAAAGTGGATTTCCGCCTCGTGCCTGGACAAATGCCTGAAGACATCCTCAAAAAGCTTCGTGCACATCTCGATGCTCAAGGCTTCGAAGATGTACAGATCCAATATTTGGGCGGAGAACCGGCCGCTCGGACAGAACCAGACGCCCCCTTCGTAAGAACCGTCGTTCAAGCAGCTGAGGAAGTTTATGAGGAGCCGATGCAGTTAGTCCCGATGGTGGGAGGCTCCGGTCCCAATTATCCATTTGTGCATGACCTTGGTTTACCCGTTGCAACAGCAGGACTCGGTTACCCTGATACGCGCGCACATGCACCAAACGAGAACATTCGCATCGACTTATATCTCAAACACGCGCGTCACATGGCACGCGTAATAAAAGAGTTTGCAAAAAAATAA
- the minC gene encoding septum site-determining protein MinC, which translates to MNETNSLIQIKGLRDGLLVSLSDASWENQLTALMTQVDAQPSFFQGARLALDVASQVLHVNDLVSLRDQLSERGIFLWAVLSESPTTEQTSQLLGLATRISKPRPEESRRFAVEDLGDETALFLDRTLRSGTRIEFAGHVVVLGDVNPGAEIVADGNVIIWGRLRGMVHAGLKGNREAVVCALDFLPMQLRIADEVSATLESQTQTKPRPQIARINEFGKLQAEDWSPG; encoded by the coding sequence ATGAATGAGACAAACTCTCTGATTCAAATTAAAGGCCTGCGCGATGGACTTCTTGTCTCATTGAGTGATGCTTCGTGGGAAAATCAACTCACCGCGTTGATGACACAGGTAGATGCACAACCGTCTTTTTTTCAGGGTGCGCGTCTTGCTTTGGATGTTGCGAGCCAGGTATTACATGTCAACGACCTTGTATCCTTGCGCGATCAACTATCGGAACGAGGTATTTTTCTTTGGGCGGTGCTCAGCGAATCGCCTACTACTGAGCAAACCTCGCAATTGCTTGGCCTCGCCACCCGCATTTCAAAACCAAGACCGGAAGAATCCCGTCGCTTTGCAGTAGAAGACCTTGGTGACGAGACTGCCTTGTTTCTGGATCGTACGCTTCGGTCGGGAACGCGGATTGAATTTGCTGGTCACGTAGTAGTTCTAGGAGATGTGAATCCCGGCGCCGAAATTGTAGCGGACGGGAACGTTATAATCTGGGGACGCCTACGTGGTATGGTTCATGCAGGATTAAAAGGTAACCGTGAAGCTGTTGTCTGTGCACTGGACTTTCTGCCCATGCAACTGCGTATCGCAGATGAAGTATCTGCAACGTTGGAATCGCAAACACAAACCAAGCCTCGTCCGCAGATCGCTCGCATCAACGAATTTGGAAAACTACAGGCTGAAGACTGGTCGCCCGGCTAG
- a CDS encoding glutamate--tRNA ligase, with protein sequence MKPARTRVAPSPTGHMHVATARVALYCYLLAKKTGGQFILRIEDTDVQRTVPGAEQELMDGLHWLGLDYDEGPDIGGPHGPYRQTDRREIYQSYAKTLVGKGHAYPCFCTPDRLEKVRQEQMKRKENPHYDGTCRVIDPDEAARRVASGEKYIIRFKMPHEGSTVAHDHLRGDIVTENQQLNDYVLMKTDGLPTYHLAAAVDDHEMGITHVLRGSEWLGTFPLHVQIVRAFGWEEPTWVHLSVFLKPSGKGKLSKRDTSIAMKDGHSVFIKDMNELGYTPEGVLNWIALMGWGVAEDDVLSLDQMIERFTIDSLTPSPAAINFQKLDHFNGTHIRLMTNEELSARIKPYFVKAGLPVNDEALLKVTPLIRERLVTLDDCLAFASFFFQENVEPNPVDLVAKGLDAKQSAEIARKTLEILSGLPDVTHTIAEPPMRAYVEGSGLNAGQVFGILRVAVTGQKVSPPLFESMEIIGRGKVLKRLTKAVEILEKM encoded by the coding sequence TTGAAACCTGCACGTACTCGTGTTGCCCCATCACCAACGGGACATATGCATGTCGCTACTGCGCGTGTTGCGCTCTATTGTTACTTGCTCGCCAAAAAAACGGGCGGACAGTTTATTCTTCGCATCGAAGATACGGATGTCCAACGTACCGTTCCGGGTGCCGAACAGGAACTCATGGACGGTCTCCATTGGTTGGGCTTGGATTACGACGAAGGCCCTGATATCGGCGGCCCGCATGGCCCCTATCGCCAGACCGATCGCAGGGAGATCTACCAGTCATATGCCAAGACACTTGTAGGTAAAGGACATGCGTATCCGTGTTTCTGTACACCGGACCGTTTGGAAAAAGTGCGACAGGAACAGATGAAGCGCAAAGAGAATCCCCACTACGATGGGACTTGTCGTGTCATCGATCCTGATGAGGCGGCGCGACGTGTGGCGAGTGGTGAAAAATATATTATCCGCTTCAAGATGCCGCACGAAGGCTCGACTGTGGCACACGATCACCTGCGTGGTGATATTGTCACGGAGAATCAACAACTCAACGACTACGTTCTGATGAAGACGGACGGCTTGCCTACATACCATCTTGCCGCTGCGGTGGATGACCATGAAATGGGTATTACACATGTCCTTCGCGGTTCTGAGTGGCTGGGCACATTCCCTTTGCACGTGCAAATCGTCCGTGCCTTTGGTTGGGAAGAACCAACTTGGGTTCATCTTTCAGTTTTCCTCAAGCCTAGTGGCAAGGGCAAACTCAGCAAACGCGATACATCCATTGCGATGAAGGATGGACATTCCGTTTTCATCAAGGATATGAATGAGCTTGGATATACACCCGAAGGAGTTCTGAATTGGATCGCACTCATGGGATGGGGAGTTGCGGAAGATGATGTGTTATCTCTCGATCAAATGATCGAGCGTTTCACCATCGACTCGTTGACTCCTTCACCGGCCGCGATTAACTTCCAAAAACTGGATCACTTCAACGGGACTCACATTCGCCTCATGACGAACGAGGAGCTGTCAGCCAGGATCAAGCCTTATTTTGTCAAAGCAGGCTTACCCGTCAATGATGAAGCGTTGCTCAAAGTCACACCGTTGATCCGCGAGCGACTCGTCACTTTGGATGATTGTCTCGCGTTTGCAAGTTTCTTCTTTCAGGAAAATGTCGAACCGAATCCCGTTGATTTGGTCGCAAAAGGACTCGATGCGAAGCAGTCCGCAGAGATCGCGCGCAAGACCCTTGAGATTTTGTCTGGGTTACCCGACGTGACTCATACAATAGCCGAGCCACCGATGCGTGCCTACGTAGAGGGGAGTGGGTTGAACGCGGGGCAGGTCTTTGGTATTTTGCGTGTGGCCGTGACGGGACAGAAGGTCAGCCCGCCGTTGTTTGAGTCGATGGAGATCATTGGGAGGGGGAAGGTGCTGAAACGGCTGACGAAGGCCGTGGAGATTTTGGAAAAGATGTAA
- a CDS encoding rod shape-determining protein RodA, whose protein sequence is MLRDVSWRYFDFWLLGAVVLATAFGTTMIRSAIAGNEVLLPLINRQIYFALVGLVVIFVVAAIDYRFWLSLYKPIFFIVSILLFSLYLSAQAVFGAARWFQVGVLFLQPTEFAKIAAILLLARYFDKTQNEPRDLRWILFAFFWTMGLGIWILLQPNLSNVVVLMVILGALLWFNGIELKYIALFGVVGAVLIGAVVGLSVAGIRIPFLQAYQQQRIVNFVLPDPNATFGETYNITQAKIAIGSGGLFGKGYGHGTQTQLRFLKVRHTDFIFSAVSEEFGFVGALFVVIVIVLIIWRCLRAAQMARDVAGMSIAYGVATLIFFQGMVNISVNLNIVPVSGLPLPFVSYGGSGLTSLMLGIGLVESVAMRYKQMDF, encoded by the coding sequence ATGCTTCGTGATGTTTCATGGCGGTATTTTGATTTTTGGTTGCTGGGTGCTGTGGTGCTTGCCACGGCTTTTGGCACAACCATGATCCGTTCAGCAATTGCGGGGAATGAAGTGTTGCTACCACTTATCAATCGCCAGATCTATTTTGCCCTTGTTGGGTTGGTTGTTATCTTTGTCGTTGCGGCAATTGATTATCGTTTCTGGTTGTCACTCTACAAACCCATCTTTTTTATCGTAAGCATTCTTTTGTTTTCTCTCTATCTCAGCGCCCAGGCAGTGTTTGGTGCGGCTCGTTGGTTCCAAGTGGGTGTGTTGTTCCTTCAACCAACTGAGTTTGCGAAGATTGCCGCCATCCTCCTGCTTGCCCGTTATTTCGATAAGACTCAAAATGAACCTCGTGACCTGCGGTGGATACTTTTTGCATTCTTTTGGACAATGGGTCTTGGCATCTGGATCCTTCTTCAACCCAATTTGAGTAACGTAGTCGTGTTGATGGTCATCCTGGGAGCTTTACTGTGGTTCAACGGAATCGAATTGAAATATATCGCTTTGTTTGGTGTTGTGGGTGCCGTATTGATCGGCGCTGTTGTTGGTCTTTCTGTTGCCGGTATCCGCATCCCATTTTTACAGGCCTATCAGCAACAACGTATCGTCAATTTCGTTTTGCCTGACCCTAATGCAACCTTTGGTGAAACCTATAATATTACTCAGGCAAAGATCGCCATCGGTTCGGGCGGGCTGTTCGGCAAAGGATATGGACACGGCACCCAGACCCAGTTGCGCTTCTTAAAAGTGCGCCACACAGACTTTATCTTTTCTGCTGTATCTGAAGAGTTTGGTTTTGTTGGGGCATTGTTCGTAGTCATTGTGATTGTATTGATCATATGGAGATGCTTGCGTGCCGCCCAGATGGCACGAGATGTTGCTGGGATGTCTATTGCGTATGGTGTGGCGACATTGATCTTCTTTCAGGGTATGGTCAATATCAGCGTGAACCTGAATATCGTGCCGGTCTCTGGTTTGCCTTTGCCGTTCGTCAGTTATGGCGGTAGCGGTCTTACATCCCTCATGTTGGGCATCGGACTTGTGGAAAGCGTTGCGATGCGCTATAAGCAAATGGACTTTTAA
- a CDS encoding DegV family protein: protein MSKIAFVTDSTAYIPREVREKYPITVVPQVVIWENETFEDDVTITSEQFYTRLKTAKVMPSTSQVSIVNMHKTFNNLIEQGYEVLGVFLSSKLSGTLQSATLGREELASGKEKVHILDSETTAMAMGFQILTAARAAVDGASMADCKALVEKARAHTGLYLTVDTLEFLHRGGRIGGAQRFLGTALNLKPILTVEGGRVEALERVRTRGKALDRVVELIAEKCAGKSPVHIATLHANAESDAKILVDKISPLVNPVETVFAAVSPTVGANTGPGTVGLAYMAGM, encoded by the coding sequence ATGTCAAAGATCGCGTTTGTAACAGACAGCACGGCATATATTCCCCGGGAAGTAAGGGAGAAGTACCCAATCACAGTGGTTCCCCAAGTGGTCATTTGGGAAAATGAGACATTTGAGGATGATGTAACTATCACATCTGAACAGTTCTATACACGGCTAAAGACCGCCAAGGTCATGCCATCCACTTCGCAAGTTTCCATAGTCAACATGCATAAGACCTTTAACAATCTTATCGAGCAAGGATATGAAGTACTGGGCGTATTTCTCTCATCCAAATTGTCTGGCACACTACAATCTGCCACACTCGGACGAGAGGAGCTTGCCAGTGGCAAGGAAAAGGTCCACATCCTAGACTCTGAAACAACGGCCATGGCAATGGGCTTTCAGATTCTCACAGCCGCACGCGCCGCAGTAGACGGTGCATCCATGGCTGACTGCAAAGCACTCGTTGAAAAAGCACGCGCCCACACTGGCCTGTACCTTACGGTTGATACTCTTGAGTTTCTGCATCGTGGTGGAAGGATCGGGGGAGCACAAAGGTTCCTCGGAACAGCACTCAACCTCAAGCCCATCCTGACCGTTGAAGGCGGACGTGTGGAAGCGTTGGAAAGAGTCCGCACACGAGGCAAGGCACTCGATCGCGTCGTCGAATTGATCGCGGAGAAATGTGCTGGTAAATCACCGGTCCACATCGCCACGTTACACGCCAACGCAGAAAGCGATGCGAAGATACTGGTTGATAAGATATCGCCTCTAGTGAACCCTGTGGAAACAGTCTTCGCCGCAGTCAGCCCAACGGTAGGAGCGAACACAGGCCCAGGTACAGTTGGCCTCGCCTATATGGCAGGAATGTAA
- the mreC gene encoding rod shape-determining protein MreC: MRNSFSRTIQTTIIFLVVGGVMALALGGYFSSASNVFTDTLINAQSWFSSRFIAVQDFFTSPRDIASLRQQNTQLQNDVANLQAQVIQLQQQVGETQVLAALVDFSRARPENTYKAAAVIGRDPSPFLHYVIINRGSNDGILRGMPVVTDQGLVGRVDAVIADAARVQLVTDPASSVNVRLQNAEVEASLIGSVTGDVVLQLIPQDAVVETGDLVLTSGLGGGYPPDLIVGQVVNVRSRDYDLFQQATIQPVVDFNRLQIVLVIVNFKPVDISPLLPSP; the protein is encoded by the coding sequence ATGAGGAATTCTTTTTCACGTACGATTCAAACAACGATCATTTTCCTGGTCGTGGGGGGAGTGATGGCGCTTGCATTGGGTGGGTACTTTAGCAGTGCGTCCAACGTGTTCACTGATACATTGATCAATGCGCAATCCTGGTTCTCTTCACGCTTTATTGCCGTGCAGGATTTTTTCACATCGCCACGTGATATTGCATCCCTGCGTCAGCAAAATACGCAATTGCAGAACGATGTTGCCAATCTTCAGGCACAGGTGATCCAACTCCAACAACAAGTGGGTGAGACGCAAGTGCTTGCCGCATTGGTTGATTTTTCGCGTGCAAGGCCTGAAAACACTTACAAGGCTGCGGCCGTGATCGGACGTGACCCGAGTCCATTTCTTCATTATGTCATCATCAACCGTGGATCAAATGATGGGATTTTGCGTGGGATGCCTGTTGTGACCGATCAAGGCTTGGTTGGCCGTGTGGATGCTGTCATCGCGGATGCGGCTCGTGTCCAACTGGTGACTGATCCCGCTTCGAGTGTCAATGTTCGCCTGCAGAACGCAGAAGTGGAAGCGTCTTTGATCGGCTCTGTGACTGGCGACGTGGTCTTGCAATTGATTCCGCAAGATGCGGTTGTGGAGACCGGTGATCTCGTTTTGACATCTGGTTTGGGTGGTGGTTACCCTCCAGACCTGATCGTTGGACAGGTGGTCAATGTCCGCTCACGGGATTATGATCTTTTCCAACAAGCTACCATTCAACCTGTTGTAGACTTCAATCGTTTGCAGATTGTCCTTGTTATCGTGAACTTTAAACCTGTGGATATTTCCCCATTGTTGCCATCCCCATAA
- the minD gene encoding septum site-determining protein MinD, producing MPAQVVTVTSGKGGVGKTTAVANLAVALASSGSKVVCIDGDIGLRNLDVILGLENRIVYDIVDVIEGRCRLKQAMIRDKKLPELYLIPAAQTRDKNAVSASDMNRVVKDLRAECDFVLIDSPAGIERGFKNAIAPADRVLVVTNPEVSAVRDADRVIGILEAEEKGPGALILNRLNPALVKKQDMLSADDVLDLLAIELIGIVPEDEGVIVGSNRGVPVSADPKSKAGQAFRNIARRLKGEEVPFLDLDSSDSLWDRIQKLAGRK from the coding sequence ATGCCTGCACAAGTCGTCACCGTTACATCTGGAAAGGGCGGGGTTGGAAAAACCACCGCTGTTGCAAACCTTGCTGTTGCACTTGCTTCCAGCGGGTCTAAAGTGGTTTGTATTGACGGTGACATTGGTCTCCGCAACCTCGATGTGATTCTCGGACTTGAGAATCGCATCGTGTATGACATTGTAGATGTGATCGAAGGTCGTTGTCGTTTGAAACAGGCAATGATCCGTGATAAGAAACTGCCAGAGTTATATCTGATCCCTGCGGCGCAGACTCGTGACAAGAATGCTGTTTCTGCCAGCGACATGAACCGTGTTGTGAAAGACCTTCGTGCTGAATGTGATTTTGTCCTCATCGATTCACCTGCTGGTATTGAGCGTGGTTTCAAAAATGCCATCGCACCGGCCGATCGTGTCCTTGTGGTGACCAATCCTGAGGTCAGTGCGGTGCGTGATGCGGACCGTGTGATCGGTATTCTTGAAGCTGAAGAAAAAGGTCCAGGGGCGCTGATCCTGAATCGTCTCAATCCTGCCCTTGTGAAAAAACAGGATATGCTCTCGGCTGATGATGTGCTTGATCTTCTTGCGATTGAATTGATCGGCATTGTCCCTGAAGATGAAGGCGTGATCGTTGGTTCCAATCGGGGAGTGCCTGTTTCTGCAGATCCTAAAAGTAAGGCTGGGCAGGCATTTCGTAACATCGCCCGCCGCCTCAAAGGTGAAGAAGTTCCATTCCTTGATCTGGATAGTTCAGATAGCCTTTGGGATCGGATTCAAAAACTGGCGGGGAGGAAGTAA
- a CDS encoding rod shape-determining protein, whose translation MAFNPINWLLGLFSLDIAIDLGTANTLVNVRGKGIVINEPSWVTIDKRLRQPLAIGLEAKEMMGRTPGNVAVVRPLRDGVISDFDITQVMLEYFIGRVHEQSVVPLPRPRVVVGIPTGVTEVEKRAVYDAVMASGARAAYLIEEPIAAALGAGLPVSDIHGSMVVDIGGGTTEVAVLSMSGVVASRSLRVAGDEMDQDIVQYLRNKYNLLVGEGIAEQIKWKIGSAYPLQPEKTMEVRGRNLVTGLPESIEVSSIEMREALSGSVQVIVDTIRDALDEVPPEIVSDLMDVGICLAGGGGLLQGLADRLTDELKLRVWVAEDPLTCVARGAGMVFEDFDVLSRYLVGLERGSTRHTL comes from the coding sequence TTGGCGTTTAACCCGATTAATTGGCTATTAGGCCTGTTTTCATTAGATATAGCGATCGACCTGGGGACCGCGAACACTTTGGTGAATGTGCGCGGAAAGGGTATCGTTATTAATGAACCGTCCTGGGTCACAATAGATAAACGTTTGCGCCAGCCGCTGGCGATTGGCCTGGAAGCCAAGGAAATGATGGGCCGTACGCCTGGAAATGTGGCTGTTGTCCGTCCGTTGCGCGATGGCGTGATTTCAGATTTCGATATTACACAGGTTATGCTCGAATACTTTATTGGTCGTGTCCATGAGCAGAGTGTTGTACCACTACCTCGTCCGCGTGTGGTTGTGGGTATCCCCACCGGCGTGACGGAAGTGGAGAAGCGAGCGGTCTATGATGCGGTCATGGCGTCAGGGGCGAGAGCCGCTTATTTGATCGAGGAACCAATTGCCGCGGCGTTGGGAGCGGGGCTTCCCGTCTCAGATATTCATGGAAGCATGGTTGTAGATATCGGCGGCGGGACGACTGAAGTGGCTGTGCTGTCCATGAGCGGTGTAGTGGCTTCCCGTTCACTGCGTGTGGCTGGCGATGAAATGGATCAGGATATCGTCCAGTATTTGCGAAATAAATACAACTTGCTGGTTGGCGAAGGGATCGCTGAGCAGATCAAATGGAAGATCGGTTCTGCATATCCGCTTCAACCTGAAAAGACAATGGAAGTACGTGGTCGCAACCTTGTCACCGGTTTACCTGAGAGCATTGAAGTCTCTTCCATAGAAATGCGTGAGGCATTATCTGGTTCAGTGCAAGTGATCGTGGATACGATCCGTGACGCATTGGATGAGGTCCCGCCTGAGATCGTTTCGGACTTGATGGATGTTGGCATTTGTCTGGCGGGAGGCGGGGGCTTGTTGCAAGGCCTTGCAGATCGCTTGACCGATGAGTTGAAGTTGCGTGTTTGGGTTGCCGAAGACCCACTTACTTGTGTGGCACGTGGCGCTGGTATGGTGTTCGAAGACTTTGATGTTTTGAGCCGCTATTTGGTCGGCTTGGAACGCGGTAGTACACGTCATACACTGTAA
- a CDS encoding VTT domain-containing protein, giving the protein MDKKNHDTKPASSSLRTNILRIISLLAVVGITLSIYNIREHVAEFEKFGYAGIFVIALLANATVLLPAPGVAIVYAMGAVFNPLGVGLAAGTGGAVGELSGYLAGFSGQAVIERTDIYERFKPWVNQYGGWAILVLSAIPNPFFDVAGIAAGIAKMPMRTFLVFTWGGQIIKMTLFAIAGHYSLTWLTNFMD; this is encoded by the coding sequence TTGGACAAAAAAAATCACGATACAAAGCCTGCATCATCCTCTTTACGAACCAATATCCTCCGCATCATTTCTCTGCTTGCTGTTGTAGGGATCACGCTTTCCATCTACAACATCCGGGAACATGTGGCGGAGTTCGAGAAATTTGGTTACGCTGGTATCTTTGTGATTGCGTTGCTGGCGAATGCAACGGTCCTTCTGCCAGCACCCGGCGTAGCCATCGTCTACGCAATGGGAGCTGTCTTTAATCCCCTTGGAGTTGGCCTTGCGGCAGGGACAGGTGGCGCTGTCGGTGAACTCTCTGGCTACCTCGCAGGCTTCAGCGGACAAGCCGTAATCGAACGCACAGACATTTACGAACGCTTCAAACCCTGGGTGAATCAATATGGCGGTTGGGCGATACTGGTTTTATCTGCAATCCCCAATCCTTTCTTCGATGTGGCAGGTATCGCCGCAGGCATTGCCAAAATGCCCATGCGGACCTTTTTAGTATTCACATGGGGCGGACAGATCATCAAAATGACACTATTCGCAATTGCGGGGCACTACTCCCTCACATGGTTGACTAACTTCATGGACTAA
- a CDS encoding peptidylprolyl isomerase — protein MAKQWTTPPAMQIDPKKKYKAHMETDKGTMVIELFADKTPNTVNSFVFLSREGFYDGVIFHRVIDNFMAQGGDPTGTGMGGPGYKFGDEFHPSLRHDKQGVLSMANAGPGTNGSQFFITHGPTPHLDNRHSVFGQVVEGLDVLMSIPPRDPNNRNAPAVKIVSVTIEESE, from the coding sequence ATGGCAAAACAATGGACTACCCCACCCGCAATGCAGATCGACCCCAAGAAAAAATACAAGGCACACATGGAAACCGACAAAGGCACCATGGTCATCGAACTCTTCGCCGATAAGACCCCCAATACCGTTAATAGTTTCGTATTTCTCTCCCGCGAAGGATTCTACGATGGTGTTATCTTTCACCGCGTAATTGACAACTTCATGGCACAGGGTGGTGACCCCACCGGCACCGGCATGGGCGGCCCCGGTTACAAGTTCGGTGATGAATTCCACCCCAGCCTCAGGCACGATAAGCAAGGCGTACTTTCCATGGCAAATGCAGGTCCAGGCACAAACGGCTCACAATTCTTCATCACACACGGGCCCACCCCCCACTTGGACAACCGCCACAGTGTTTTTGGTCAAGTTGTGGAAGGGCTTGATGTGCTCATGTCCATCCCGCCGCGTGACCCAAACAACCGTAACGCACCTGCGGTGAAAATCGTCAGTGTCACCATCGAAGAAAGCGAATAA
- the udk gene encoding uridine kinase, translating to MQHPDPLVIGIAGGSGSGKTTVAQEILQRVGPDRIAFLQHDSYYKDISGLPPAQKAEVNFDHPNSLETELLIQHIASLRNGKSVEVPIYDFSTHSRTSQTFTVQPRKVIVVEGILIFTEADLRKMFDLKIFVDTDSDLRFIRRLERDITERGRTTESVIRQYQATVRPMHLEFVEPSKRYADVIIPEGGHNAAALDMVVARIEALLK from the coding sequence ATGCAACATCCAGACCCCTTGGTCATCGGCATTGCAGGCGGATCAGGTTCAGGAAAAACGACAGTTGCCCAAGAGATCTTGCAACGCGTTGGGCCAGACCGCATTGCATTCCTTCAACATGACTCTTACTACAAAGATATTAGTGGACTTCCTCCTGCACAAAAAGCAGAAGTCAACTTCGATCATCCCAACTCACTCGAAACAGAACTCCTGATACAACACATCGCGTCTCTTCGTAACGGGAAATCTGTTGAGGTCCCGATCTACGATTTCTCCACTCATAGCCGCACCAGCCAAACATTTACAGTTCAACCGCGTAAAGTCATAGTCGTGGAAGGGATTCTCATCTTCACCGAAGCCGACCTACGAAAAATGTTTGACTTAAAAATCTTCGTGGATACCGACTCCGACCTACGCTTCATCCGCCGACTCGAACGCGATATCACCGAACGCGGACGAACAACCGAGTCTGTCATCCGGCAATATCAAGCAACTGTTCGCCCTATGCACCTCGAATTTGTAGAGCCATCCAAACGATATGCAGATGTTATCATCCCCGAAGGTGGACACAATGCCGCCGCGCTCGATATGGTCGTAGCGCGAATTGAAGCCTTGTTAAAATAG